Proteins found in one Brevibacillus brevis genomic segment:
- a CDS encoding NAD(P)/FAD-dependent oxidoreductase gives MNQLIDVGIIGGGPAGMSAALALGRARKSVVVIDEGRPRNRVTRESHGFLTRDGITPGEFRRIAREQISAYPSVRFVEDTAVTITGQDGNFLITTAQGTTYQSKKLLFAVGMKDLPLPVNGLAEVYGKSAFVCPYCDGWELRDQPLVLIANGEKALHLAKMLSGWTKQYTICTNGPDGFTEEQRLELLQHRVPVYDSPIERIVSVDGMVQRVDLADGDSISCKGIFFAPKLAAGSELPQALGCQVTEAGTVIVDSFGKTSVPGVYSAGDAATTQYQVITAAALGSAAGMSINNELLSEAWNHQS, from the coding sequence ATGAATCAACTTATCGATGTAGGGATTATTGGCGGCGGACCAGCAGGTATGAGTGCCGCTCTCGCACTTGGCAGGGCAAGAAAAAGCGTCGTCGTTATCGATGAAGGCCGCCCGCGCAATCGAGTTACACGTGAGTCGCATGGCTTTCTTACGAGAGACGGCATCACTCCGGGCGAATTTCGTCGCATTGCAAGAGAACAGATCAGCGCCTACCCCTCCGTCCGTTTCGTGGAGGATACAGCTGTAACGATAACGGGACAAGATGGAAATTTTCTCATTACGACTGCACAGGGAACGACTTATCAAAGCAAAAAGCTGCTGTTCGCAGTGGGAATGAAGGATCTTCCTCTACCTGTTAACGGATTGGCAGAAGTGTATGGAAAAAGCGCTTTTGTCTGCCCTTATTGCGATGGATGGGAATTACGCGACCAGCCACTCGTCTTGATCGCCAACGGGGAAAAGGCATTGCATTTGGCAAAAATGCTGTCTGGTTGGACCAAACAATACACCATCTGCACCAATGGACCAGATGGATTCACAGAAGAACAAAGGTTGGAGCTGTTGCAGCATCGCGTTCCTGTCTATGACTCCCCGATTGAGCGAATTGTATCTGTCGATGGGATGGTACAGCGCGTTGACCTTGCAGATGGCGATAGCATTTCGTGCAAGGGGATCTTTTTTGCTCCAAAACTCGCGGCTGGATCTGAGTTGCCGCAAGCATTAGGCTGCCAGGTAACGGAAGCAGGAACGGTCATCGTCGACAGCTTTGGGAAAACGAGCGTACCGGGTGTCTACAGTGCAGGCGATGCAGCTACTACACAATACCAAGTGATAACTGCTGCTGCTCTAGGTTCTGCCGCTGGAATGAGTATCAACAACGAACTGCTTTCAGAGGCATGGAATCATCAAAGTTAG
- a CDS encoding glycosyltransferase family 2 protein, which produces MREFLLYYGVFAVYYVIAINSLYFIIMLFSFKSIMGILKSSIYSRFQTLSGSEHVPPISILVPAYNEELTIIENVRSLLSLNYPRYEVLVVNDGSKDATLQVLIDEFSLVYSEHMPVQPLLHTSKIRGVYHNPAFPNLYLIDKENGGKADSLNAGINLSHYPLIASIDADSLLEKDALIRIAKVYMENPDETVAIGGDIRIANGCKIEDGVVKDIRLPDKFLPMMQSVEYLKAFLGGRIGWSAINGLIIVSGAFGVFRKDYIIKVGGYREGYPGEDMNIIIKLHKYMLENKLPYRVAFCPDAVCWTQAPDTLKILGSQRRRWGRGNLKNMIEYGRYMAFRPKYKLFGMLTLPFNILFETLNPYFRITGLLALIGYTLLDMTNGYVLLLYGLLNVLYGMLLGIGSLLLEEIAFRRYPRFRDIVKMLFYTILMFFGYRQIGVIWRFLGHIEYLRNNNSWGTMTRTSWQTKSSENISSLEARS; this is translated from the coding sequence ATGAGAGAATTTCTACTTTACTACGGAGTATTTGCGGTCTATTACGTCATCGCGATCAACTCTTTGTACTTCATCATCATGCTGTTCTCGTTCAAGAGCATCATGGGAATCTTAAAAAGCTCCATCTATTCGAGATTCCAGACACTTTCAGGTTCTGAGCACGTTCCGCCGATTTCGATTCTCGTGCCGGCATACAACGAAGAGCTGACGATTATTGAAAACGTAAGGTCGCTCTTGTCCTTGAACTATCCGCGCTACGAGGTGCTTGTGGTCAACGATGGATCGAAGGATGCTACCTTGCAGGTCTTGATTGACGAGTTTTCACTGGTTTATTCCGAGCACATGCCGGTGCAGCCGCTTCTGCATACGTCGAAGATCAGGGGAGTCTACCACAATCCGGCTTTTCCGAATCTGTACTTGATTGACAAAGAGAACGGAGGAAAAGCTGACTCGCTCAATGCGGGGATCAATCTCTCCCACTATCCGTTGATCGCTTCTATCGATGCAGATTCCTTGCTGGAAAAAGACGCGCTGATTCGCATTGCGAAGGTGTATATGGAAAACCCGGATGAAACCGTAGCTATCGGCGGAGATATTCGCATTGCCAACGGCTGCAAGATCGAAGACGGTGTCGTGAAAGACATTCGTTTACCAGACAAGTTTTTGCCGATGATGCAATCCGTCGAATACCTCAAGGCGTTTCTCGGGGGACGAATCGGCTGGAGCGCAATCAACGGATTGATTATCGTCTCAGGTGCGTTCGGTGTTTTTCGCAAGGATTACATCATCAAGGTAGGCGGCTATCGCGAGGGGTATCCGGGTGAAGACATGAACATCATCATCAAGCTGCACAAGTACATGCTTGAAAACAAGCTGCCGTACCGAGTGGCATTTTGCCCCGATGCGGTCTGCTGGACGCAAGCGCCGGATACGCTCAAAATCTTGGGCAGTCAACGCCGCAGATGGGGTCGAGGCAATCTGAAAAACATGATTGAGTACGGCAGATACATGGCGTTTCGCCCCAAGTACAAGCTGTTCGGGATGCTCACGCTACCGTTCAATATCTTGTTTGAAACCCTGAATCCGTACTTCCGTATCACGGGTCTATTGGCCCTCATCGGTTATACCTTGTTGGATATGACCAACGGCTACGTCCTCTTACTCTACGGCTTGCTCAATGTGCTGTATGGCATGCTGCTTGGCATTGGCTCCTTATTGCTGGAGGAAATCGCGTTTCGACGGTATCCGCGTTTTCGGGACATCGTCAAAATGCTTTTCTATACGATTCTGATGTTCTTCGGCTATCGGCAAATCGGCGTCATCTGGAGATTCCTCGGTCATATTGAATATTTGCGCAACAACAACTCCTGGGGAACGATGACGCGGACGAGCTGGCAGACGAAGAGCAGCGAAAACATTTCAAGTTTGGAGGCTAGATCATGA
- a CDS encoding HEAT repeat domain-containing protein, with the protein MQTPLATAIVFLYALCGLTVLGLLVLFALKLRNISVEKQTMRCLEKYRDYFVYLQAHGEEDERLQVPYGDVTQKEKQIIQKKLFELMERVTGIHRDKLIWLCEDMGLVELDMQRLNGWWKWTRVDAAYNLGIMRSKLAVPALLTLLQKNTNDTSVFIIARSVAKCARNTEDLREMVTRVVGAKKNVHQLIVDIISDAQVDTAPLFAQFLQESDAELVKIGLIGYAVHAQPGIEPALYQLIQSPDKEVRIKAVKLMSRDIRYMNEQTVTDFMNHKDWEIRAMAAKAIGSLKLHSYIPSLKKAVGDANWWVRHHSARSLAQLEVEGFAALCEILQEERNSHKSEMAHQVIQEELEKEKLVLQRATATTTEKLVQYNEKLHLYRKSYRKTISTVQVLER; encoded by the coding sequence GTGCAAACACCATTGGCGACGGCAATTGTTTTTCTGTACGCGCTATGTGGATTGACAGTACTAGGCTTGCTTGTCTTGTTCGCACTGAAGCTGCGCAACATTTCGGTGGAGAAACAGACCATGCGTTGTCTGGAAAAATATCGCGACTACTTCGTTTACCTGCAAGCACACGGGGAAGAAGACGAGCGCTTGCAAGTGCCTTATGGCGATGTGACCCAAAAAGAAAAGCAAATCATTCAGAAAAAGCTGTTTGAGCTGATGGAGCGAGTCACAGGCATTCATCGGGACAAGCTGATCTGGCTCTGCGAGGATATGGGACTCGTAGAGCTGGACATGCAAAGACTAAATGGCTGGTGGAAATGGACGAGGGTGGATGCCGCCTACAATTTGGGGATCATGCGCTCCAAGCTCGCCGTACCTGCACTACTCACCCTGCTGCAAAAAAACACGAATGACACCAGTGTTTTTATCATTGCGCGCTCCGTCGCCAAATGTGCACGCAACACAGAAGATTTGCGGGAAATGGTGACCCGGGTTGTCGGAGCGAAGAAAAATGTCCACCAGCTTATCGTGGACATCATCAGTGATGCGCAGGTGGATACAGCACCGCTTTTCGCACAGTTTTTACAAGAATCCGATGCTGAACTGGTCAAAATCGGACTGATTGGCTACGCGGTGCATGCCCAGCCTGGCATTGAGCCTGCGCTATACCAGCTCATTCAATCGCCTGACAAGGAAGTCCGAATTAAGGCAGTCAAGCTCATGAGTCGGGATATCCGCTATATGAATGAGCAGACAGTCACAGATTTTATGAACCACAAAGATTGGGAAATTCGGGCAATGGCAGCGAAAGCAATTGGCTCACTGAAATTGCATTCGTACATCCCCTCACTGAAAAAAGCGGTGGGCGATGCGAACTGGTGGGTTCGCCATCACAGTGCGCGCAGTCTGGCGCAGCTAGAGGTCGAAGGCTTTGCTGCCCTGTGTGAAATTTTGCAGGAAGAGAGAAACAGTCATAAGAGTGAGATGGCTCATCAAGTGATCCAGGAGGAGCTGGAAAAAGAGAAGCTGGTTCTACAGCGTGCGACAGCAACAACGACAGAGAAGCTCGTGCAATACAACGAAAAGCTGCATCTGTACCGCAAGTCGTACCGCAAAACGATCTCCACGGTTCAGGTATTGGAAAGATAG
- a CDS encoding nucleotide sugar dehydrogenase, which translates to MARYEELQQKIQRKTARVGVIGLGYVGLPLAVETIKSGYTVIGIDLHGGKIESLKRGESYVQDVSNETLQECLATNRFFPTTDYSVIEELDAISICVPTPLSPNQDPDTSYITNVVEQIKRFMKRGMLITLESTTYPGTTEELIQREFEKLGYRAGVDFFLCYSPERVDPGNRKYSTYNTPKVIGGTTERCMELGTLLYGSLVKTVVPVSSPKVAEMSKLLENTFRSVNIAFMNEMAMMCDRMGINVWEVIKAASTKPFGFMPFYPGPGIGGHCIPLDPMYLSWKAKGFRFHSQFIEIAQSINDNMPDYVRNKTAQVLNIYAKAINSSRILILGMAYKPEVDDLRESPGLEIYELFTNSGATVDYYDPYAQSFVNKKGEIVHSIANDYEAFKTYDCMVLITNHQCFAYQELADLGVAIIDTRNAFEGITNPNVYRIGTSVAIRQEKEVVSLLA; encoded by the coding sequence ATGGCGAGATACGAGGAACTGCAACAGAAGATTCAACGAAAGACAGCGAGAGTGGGTGTCATTGGGCTTGGGTATGTAGGGCTGCCGCTGGCGGTAGAGACGATCAAGAGTGGTTATACCGTAATCGGAATCGATCTGCATGGCGGAAAAATCGAGAGCCTGAAAAGAGGAGAGTCTTATGTCCAGGATGTTTCTAATGAGACCTTGCAGGAATGCCTCGCGACCAATCGCTTTTTTCCGACGACTGATTATAGCGTAATCGAGGAGCTGGATGCGATCAGCATTTGCGTTCCGACTCCACTCAGTCCCAATCAGGACCCGGACACCTCTTACATTACAAACGTTGTCGAGCAAATCAAGCGATTCATGAAAAGAGGAATGCTCATTACGCTGGAGAGCACAACCTATCCGGGAACAACGGAGGAGCTGATCCAGCGCGAATTTGAAAAGCTGGGCTATCGGGCTGGCGTCGACTTTTTCCTCTGCTACTCGCCGGAGAGGGTCGATCCGGGCAATCGCAAATACAGTACGTACAATACGCCAAAGGTGATCGGCGGGACGACAGAACGCTGCATGGAGCTAGGCACACTCTTGTATGGCAGTCTGGTCAAAACCGTCGTACCGGTCTCCTCGCCAAAAGTGGCGGAGATGTCCAAGCTTTTGGAAAACACCTTCCGCAGCGTCAATATTGCTTTCATGAATGAGATGGCAATGATGTGCGACAGAATGGGCATCAATGTTTGGGAAGTAATCAAGGCCGCATCGACCAAGCCTTTCGGGTTCATGCCGTTTTACCCGGGACCCGGAATCGGTGGGCATTGCATACCGCTCGATCCGATGTATTTGTCGTGGAAGGCCAAGGGCTTTCGTTTTCACAGCCAATTTATTGAGATCGCCCAATCGATTAACGACAACATGCCGGACTATGTCCGAAACAAGACAGCACAGGTGCTCAATATTTACGCCAAAGCGATCAACAGCTCGCGCATCTTGATTCTCGGCATGGCCTACAAGCCGGAAGTAGATGATCTGCGTGAATCACCGGGTCTGGAGATTTACGAGCTATTCACTAATAGTGGAGCAACGGTTGACTATTACGACCCGTATGCGCAGAGCTTTGTGAATAAAAAAGGCGAGATCGTCCATTCCATCGCCAATGACTACGAGGCGTTCAAGACATACGATTGCATGGTGCTCATTACGAATCACCAATGCTTTGCCTATCAGGAGCTGGCGGATTTGGGAGTGGCCATTATCGACACACGAAATGCATTTGAGGGCATCACGAATCCGAATGTGTATCGCATCGGAACCTCCGTCGCAATCAGGCAGGAGAAAGAAGTCGTCAGCTTGCTCGCATAA
- a CDS encoding YheC/YheD family protein, with the protein MLQQRSGWLTILPSGRWFVQLPRLVLKRSPKPLVASLGPFSHTKRIYAGLPRVQASRIRTRINWKMADDSLKLGPLFGILTVGEGAAFLGNRENFKDISQSGKQWGALVYVFTPQGINWEKKKVRGYLYNNRLNSWQEVILPFPHVVYNRIPTRKAERRPEVRRALNRIHEMPNVTLFNRGFFDKQQLFTMLESHLEVQAFLPETKQLDTLARFRSFCTEHRFVYLKPVRGRAGQGIMRIDFKNDKWFLQRLKEHKAITRRFSNLNEVWKHIRLHVKQQKYIMQQGIRRARYNGKPFDVRVLVQKDGEGEWSVTGVGIRRSGSQSITTHVPRGGSIHSLSTVMQALFHNHHEQMERHIHDTALAIARSLNEEWTDLAEMSMDLGLTEEGKLWLFEANAKPEKFDEPSIRRLSLSNLIHYAQHVSHLPGKRGSAAG; encoded by the coding sequence ATGCTTCAGCAGCGCTCCGGGTGGCTGACGATCCTCCCTAGCGGTAGATGGTTCGTACAGTTACCTCGGCTAGTCCTTAAACGCTCGCCAAAGCCACTGGTCGCCAGTCTTGGTCCCTTTTCTCATACGAAACGGATATACGCTGGTTTACCCCGCGTGCAAGCAAGCCGCATTCGTACACGCATTAACTGGAAAATGGCGGACGACTCCCTGAAGCTTGGCCCATTATTTGGCATATTGACTGTTGGTGAAGGGGCAGCATTTTTAGGAAACCGAGAGAACTTCAAAGATATTTCTCAATCGGGAAAGCAATGGGGTGCACTCGTCTATGTGTTCACTCCACAAGGAATCAATTGGGAGAAGAAAAAGGTGCGCGGCTATTTGTACAACAATCGTCTAAACTCGTGGCAAGAGGTGATTCTGCCTTTCCCCCATGTGGTTTACAATCGAATTCCGACGAGAAAAGCAGAACGGCGACCTGAAGTCCGAAGAGCATTGAACCGCATACATGAGATGCCAAATGTCACATTGTTTAATCGCGGCTTTTTTGACAAGCAGCAGCTGTTTACGATGCTTGAGTCCCACCTGGAAGTGCAAGCCTTTCTACCGGAGACGAAACAGCTGGACACCTTGGCTCGCTTTCGAAGCTTTTGCACAGAACATCGCTTTGTCTACTTGAAACCTGTGCGCGGTAGAGCTGGTCAGGGAATTATGCGCATTGATTTCAAAAACGATAAGTGGTTCCTGCAACGGTTAAAGGAGCATAAGGCCATTACTCGACGCTTTTCCAACTTGAATGAAGTATGGAAGCATATTAGACTTCATGTCAAACAGCAAAAGTACATCATGCAGCAAGGTATCCGTCGTGCCCGTTACAACGGCAAACCTTTTGATGTGCGCGTCCTCGTACAGAAAGATGGCGAGGGCGAGTGGAGTGTAACCGGGGTTGGCATCAGAAGGTCCGGCTCGCAAAGCATCACCACTCATGTGCCACGCGGCGGCTCAATCCACTCGTTATCAACCGTTATGCAAGCCTTGTTTCATAATCATCACGAGCAAATGGAAAGACACATTCACGATACAGCGCTCGCTATCGCACGATCATTAAATGAAGAATGGACGGATTTGGCTGAGATGTCGATGGACCTTGGCTTGACAGAAGAAGGAAAACTATGGCTCTTTGAAGCAAATGCAAAGCCGGAGAAATTCGATGAACCATCGATTCGACGATTATCGCTATCAAATTTGATCCACTACGCACAACATGTCTCCCACTTGCCAGGCAAGCGAGGGAGTGCCGCAGGATAA
- a CDS encoding response regulator transcription factor has product MSNLVPVFYEHLNKMEEKHLACGVILAACKTLTKESMELIKQDLGTSSGDGPEIALHYAYDKNKQLFGILLEGQKLSNTHFYALRVKDYLQEHKLLAGSLLIASFPESSRSSGQMLMRMIQEMREPGAHGEIKIYEQNPAQKEGPASILLVNHDETVNEFLSIYFQRKGYLVTVANDGMDGMEKYQEVAPDLVITDLNLPILNGYQLMEKIKDISASMSKIMVLTDKRLEEDVQKSFAMGASDYITKPFSPVELEARVKRLIS; this is encoded by the coding sequence ATGAGTAATCTCGTACCTGTTTTTTACGAGCATCTGAACAAGATGGAAGAGAAACATTTGGCGTGTGGGGTTATTCTGGCGGCTTGCAAAACCCTCACGAAAGAGTCAATGGAGCTGATCAAGCAAGACCTGGGCACCAGTTCAGGAGACGGCCCCGAGATTGCTTTGCACTACGCGTATGACAAAAACAAGCAGCTCTTCGGAATACTGCTGGAAGGACAGAAGCTTTCGAACACCCATTTCTATGCTTTGCGTGTCAAAGACTATTTGCAAGAGCACAAACTGCTAGCAGGCAGCCTTTTGATTGCAAGTTTTCCCGAAAGCTCTCGCTCGTCCGGTCAAATGCTGATGCGGATGATCCAAGAGATGAGAGAGCCAGGCGCTCATGGGGAAATCAAGATTTACGAGCAGAATCCCGCTCAAAAAGAGGGGCCGGCAAGTATTTTGCTGGTTAACCATGATGAGACTGTCAACGAGTTTTTGAGCATCTACTTTCAGCGCAAAGGGTATCTCGTTACGGTAGCCAATGACGGGATGGATGGCATGGAAAAATATCAGGAGGTCGCCCCTGATCTCGTGATTACCGACCTGAATCTCCCTATCCTCAATGGATACCAGCTCATGGAAAAAATCAAGGATATCAGCGCTTCTATGAGCAAGATTATGGTGCTCACAGACAAACGTCTGGAAGAAGATGTGCAAAAATCATTTGCGATGGGAGCATCTGACTACATTACCAAACCATTCTCCCCGGTAGAGCTGGAAGCCAGGGTGAAAAGGCTAATTTCATAA
- a CDS encoding peroxiredoxin, whose product MTTQQTVQLQVGKPAPDFNMLTTKNLETLEERVSLADYKGKWLILFFWPFDFTFVCPTEVTSFSDNMEEFEDLDCEVLGVSTDSVHTHRAWIKTPRDENGIGEVNFPLASDFKKETARAYGVLDEETGAAHRGLFIIDPDGILRYQVVTDMNVGRSVTETTRILQALQAGGLCPANWKPGQKTL is encoded by the coding sequence ATGACAACCCAGCAAACTGTACAACTTCAAGTAGGAAAACCAGCACCTGACTTTAACATGCTCACGACCAAAAACCTTGAGACACTGGAAGAACGTGTGTCGCTGGCTGATTACAAAGGAAAATGGCTGATTTTATTCTTCTGGCCGTTCGACTTCACATTCGTTTGCCCGACAGAGGTTACTTCGTTTAGTGACAACATGGAAGAGTTCGAAGATTTGGATTGCGAAGTGCTGGGGGTATCCACGGATAGCGTACATACGCACCGGGCATGGATCAAAACACCTCGGGATGAAAACGGCATCGGTGAAGTAAACTTCCCGCTTGCGAGCGACTTCAAAAAAGAGACGGCACGAGCTTATGGCGTCCTGGACGAAGAGACCGGTGCAGCTCACCGTGGCTTGTTCATCATAGATCCAGACGGCATTCTGCGCTACCAAGTAGTTACGGACATGAACGTAGGCCGCAGCGTGACAGAAACAACTCGTATTTTGCAAGCTCTGCAGGCTGGCGGTCTGTGCCCGGCGAACTGGAAGCCAGGTCAGAAGACGCTGTAA
- the glmS gene encoding glutamine--fructose-6-phosphate transaminase (isomerizing), producing the protein MCGIMGYIGNREAQPILINGLRKLEYRGYDSAGIAICDGATIGIRKAKGRIDVLESQTQKSGLQGSIGIGHTRWATHGRPSDENSHPHFDQSGKFSIVHNGIIENYLDLKQELIEKGVTFTSETDTEVIVHLLAQEYDNSLVAAVQKVAGKIRGAFALGVMTEHEPDKLIAVRMASPLIIGVGENENFIGSDIPAILEHTRDVYVLEDGDLAILTKDSVHVMRLDTTEPIERELVRIEWDKEQAEKDGFAHYMQKEIYEQPRALRNTMTGRIDATQQKVIFPTLQLSEADAKRVEKIYIVACGTAYHAGLIGKHVIERLAQIPVEVDVASEFRYRRPLFQSNTLTIAVSQSGETADTLAAMREAKRNGSAVLAITNVVGSSIARDADDVITTNAGPEIAVASTKAYTSQLVAFYLLGIYLAQAKGTLDIGTRASLLDQLTALPDQVEHILAHADEIRHFAESIKDEQHLFFIGRGLDHAVSMEGSLKLKEISYIHSEAYAAGELKHGTLALIEEGTRVIALATQDELHEKMISNITEVKARGAKVLGITLDGHVELHRSVDDVCLIPQTDALFTPVLGVIPLQLISYYTSVALGNDVDRPRNLAKSVTVE; encoded by the coding sequence ATGTGCGGAATTATGGGATATATCGGGAACAGGGAAGCGCAGCCGATCCTAATCAATGGGCTGCGAAAGCTGGAATACAGAGGCTACGATTCAGCAGGCATTGCGATTTGTGATGGAGCAACCATCGGCATTCGCAAGGCAAAAGGCAGAATTGATGTACTGGAGAGCCAAACCCAAAAGTCCGGCTTGCAAGGCTCCATCGGCATTGGTCATACGCGCTGGGCGACACACGGGCGACCTTCTGATGAAAACTCTCATCCTCATTTTGATCAATCCGGCAAGTTCTCGATCGTGCATAACGGCATTATCGAAAACTATCTGGATCTCAAGCAGGAGTTGATCGAAAAAGGCGTGACGTTTACCTCGGAGACAGATACAGAGGTCATCGTACACCTTTTGGCGCAGGAATACGACAATAGCCTGGTTGCGGCAGTGCAGAAGGTCGCTGGCAAAATTCGCGGAGCATTTGCCCTTGGTGTGATGACGGAGCATGAGCCTGACAAGCTGATTGCAGTACGCATGGCGAGCCCGTTGATTATCGGGGTAGGAGAGAATGAGAATTTCATCGGTTCTGATATCCCGGCGATCCTGGAGCACACGCGTGATGTGTACGTTCTGGAAGACGGAGACCTGGCGATTTTGACCAAAGATTCTGTTCACGTCATGCGTCTGGATACGACGGAGCCAATCGAGCGAGAGCTGGTGCGGATTGAGTGGGACAAGGAACAAGCGGAAAAAGACGGCTTTGCTCACTATATGCAAAAGGAAATTTACGAGCAGCCGCGTGCCCTGCGCAACACAATGACGGGTCGAATCGATGCTACCCAGCAAAAGGTTATTTTTCCTACTCTTCAATTATCGGAAGCGGATGCCAAGCGTGTGGAGAAAATCTACATTGTCGCATGCGGTACCGCTTATCATGCGGGCTTGATCGGCAAGCATGTGATCGAGCGACTGGCACAGATTCCGGTAGAAGTAGACGTAGCGTCGGAGTTTCGTTACCGTCGCCCACTTTTTCAGTCCAATACGCTCACGATTGCCGTCAGCCAATCAGGGGAGACAGCAGATACACTGGCAGCCATGCGTGAAGCCAAGCGAAACGGCTCGGCAGTGCTCGCTATTACGAATGTAGTCGGAAGCTCGATTGCCCGTGATGCTGATGACGTAATTACGACAAATGCTGGTCCGGAAATCGCGGTTGCTTCGACGAAGGCATATACCTCGCAGCTGGTTGCGTTTTACTTGCTTGGCATCTATCTGGCGCAAGCGAAGGGAACACTGGATATTGGCACCCGTGCCTCACTGCTTGACCAACTGACGGCTCTCCCGGATCAAGTCGAGCATATTCTCGCGCATGCAGATGAGATTCGTCATTTCGCTGAGTCGATCAAGGACGAGCAGCATCTGTTTTTCATCGGACGAGGACTCGATCATGCAGTATCGATGGAAGGCTCACTCAAACTGAAGGAAATCTCGTATATTCACTCGGAGGCGTATGCGGCAGGGGAGCTGAAGCATGGCACGCTGGCGCTGATCGAAGAGGGAACGAGAGTCATTGCCTTGGCTACACAGGATGAGCTGCATGAGAAAATGATCAGCAATATTACAGAAGTGAAAGCCCGTGGAGCAAAGGTTCTCGGTATTACCTTGGATGGACATGTAGAGCTGCATCGCTCGGTTGATGATGTATGCCTGATTCCGCAGACAGATGCCTTGTTTACACCGGTGTTAGGCGTTATCCCCCTCCAGCTCATTTCCTATTACACTTCGGTTGCGCTCGGCAATGACGTAGATCGTCCACGGAATTTGGCCAAAAGTGTAACAGTTGAGTAA
- the glmU gene encoding bifunctional UDP-N-acetylglucosamine diphosphorylase/glucosamine-1-phosphate N-acetyltransferase GlmU, whose translation MNIHAVVLAAGKGTRMKSSLYKVMHPICGKPMIEHVVETLEALSLRHLVVVVGHGAEVVKEQLKNRVQYAYQPEQLGTAHAVWMSHEILGAQDGVTIVMNGDTPLVQEQTLRSLLEYHQLKQAAATVLTSIVDEPTGYGRIIRDENGDVRKIIEEKDATLGQKKVNEISTGIFCFDNQKLFSMLPMVSNENAQGEFYLPDVLGLLQEQGHLVAAFATDDPEEGNGVNDRVQLADLEQLMRKRINDFHMRNGVTMIDPSSTYIDSDVMIGRDTVLYPGTCLLGDTQIGEGCQIGPYALVKNKSIEDYTRIQPFSAVDGSTFGERAFAGVGATTQQYGIDQR comes from the coding sequence ATGAACATACATGCAGTAGTACTCGCAGCAGGAAAAGGAACCAGAATGAAGTCTTCGCTCTACAAGGTCATGCATCCAATCTGCGGGAAGCCGATGATTGAGCATGTCGTAGAGACATTGGAGGCCTTGTCGCTTCGCCACTTGGTCGTCGTTGTCGGTCACGGAGCCGAAGTAGTCAAAGAGCAGCTGAAAAACCGCGTTCAGTATGCGTATCAACCGGAGCAACTAGGTACTGCTCATGCTGTTTGGATGAGCCACGAAATTCTCGGGGCGCAGGATGGTGTTACGATTGTCATGAATGGCGATACACCTCTCGTACAAGAACAGACGCTGCGAAGTTTGCTCGAGTATCACCAGCTCAAACAAGCAGCAGCCACGGTTTTGACCTCCATTGTGGACGAGCCTACAGGCTATGGCAGGATCATTCGCGACGAGAACGGCGATGTCCGTAAAATTATCGAGGAAAAAGACGCGACCTTGGGCCAAAAAAAGGTGAACGAGATTAGCACCGGAATCTTTTGCTTTGACAATCAAAAGCTGTTTTCGATGCTGCCGATGGTCTCAAATGAAAACGCGCAAGGGGAGTTTTACTTGCCAGACGTTCTGGGGCTTTTGCAAGAGCAAGGTCATTTGGTAGCGGCGTTTGCAACGGATGATCCAGAAGAAGGCAATGGCGTCAATGATCGTGTGCAGCTCGCAGATTTGGAACAACTGATGCGCAAGCGAATCAACGATTTCCATATGCGAAACGGAGTTACGATGATAGACCCGAGCTCGACATACATCGATTCGGACGTAATGATCGGCCGCGATACGGTGCTCTATCCGGGAACCTGCCTACTTGGCGACACACAGATTGGTGAAGGCTGCCAAATCGGGCCGTACGCGCTGGTCAAAAACAAGAGCATCGAGGATTACACGAGAATTCAGCCCTTTTCGGCGGTTGATGGCAGTACGTTTGGTGAGCGGGCTTTTGCTGGAGTGGGAGCGACGACACAACAGTACGGTATCGACCAGCGCTGA